The genomic region ACCACAGACTCAGGTGATTAATTTGACCAATTTACACTTTTGTTACAAACACTTTTGCTATTACCTTACTCAGTTCTTGTGCTAGTCTTTTTCTGATCTCCTCCAGGGGGGCCAGGTGAGTACTAGCCCGCACACATGTGTGTGAAGGAGGGTGTGAAAGGCATGTGAGCAGTCTCTCAAAACGCTGCTCTGCTTCTTGGTGCCCAACAGCAGTCAACAACTGTGACAGAATGAATAATTTGAAGTAGAATTAGTAAATATTACATAGTAATAACAACAGCGAGTGGGGGTTTGCATTCCGTGTACCTCTTTGTTTAGGAATATGCTCTTAAGATAATCACTGACTTCAGGTTTAAGCGAAATTCTTGGAAAAACTGGCATTTTATGATTATCCAGAAAACAAAAGCAAGCTGTAACAAATACACAGCGATCTGTCGGAGTTTTCTCGAGATGATTTTTCTCCACAGACTTTATATGAAAATACTATGTAAATCTGTAACaattctgaaataaaataagaccACGTTATCCGAAAGCTTCTTGGTGATTGTTTTGAGGGACACTCTTCCCTATACGTCACTGATCATGTGATTAAAGTTTACGTTGGATTTTCAGACGCATGTCTGTGTCACATTGAAACTACTACTTGCTTTcaatgtcagtaaaaataaaatcggATGTTATTCATTATTGTTGGAAAGAAAAagcaagttttgttttgtttttaacagcTTCTGAAAGAGCCGTACTACGTCATCGCGTAACCGGAAGATAATTAGGCTCGGGGAGCTTTTTTCTCTGTAGCACCAGCACCTAACGGGCTACAGTGAAGCCTGCAGCACCGCTCTCTTACTCCTTTGTGTTGATGCGGATTTTTAAGGGCTTTAATCTTAAAGGAGAACCACAACAGCATATCCTTAGCCAGATGTTTCCGTAAAGCGCCAGTTCACTGTGAATGTAGTTGTTCCGCATGGAGTCGGCGTTGAATAGGTCGGCGAGGTGTTTCGTTGGCAAAAGCTCATCCAGCTAATGCTGCTAACCGTGTAGCCTTGGAAAGTGCTGTGTGGACCGAGGGAGCCGCTGCTGCAACAGGGACACCGAGCTATCACAAAGAATGGGGCTCATATTCGCCAAATTGTGGAGCTTCTTCTGTAATCAGGGTGAGTATACCATGGGCTTCATAAATTGTCACAGTTTAGTAACCCCAGATCCCCTTATCCGCTTATTATCATGGAGTGAGATGGACAACAATCCCCAGTGATCCATGTATGATGTTCCACAGCTGCACGTCAATATATCGTGTTAGTTTATTGATCATGTGGAGCCTCTGCTCTAAATATGTTGCGATGTATGAACTACGTTATTGTAAGGAAAATGCCATGGGTAATTCATCATCACTATCGCTGGGTGGTAATCTGGTCATCGACGTCTTAAACAACTTAATTGTCTTAAGTCATTACAGCCCAGAGCGCGTATTCCGCATgtgatttgtttgcattttcaCGGGTCGTGTCAATGTGCACGTAAAATGAATCACAGGCTAAACAATGTCACGTTAACGTTAATTTTTGGAATAAGGATTTTTGACCTATAGAAGGGAGTATTTAACTCTGTTCTCTGTCCTAACAGTAAAATGGGATGAGTTATTTAAACGTCCATTCAGAAATTCAGGATTACATGGTTCCCAGTGTCATGTTTTACTCATGTTCAGAGATTACAGTAGTGTTTTCAAAAGACGACTGACATATATCCACTTTCTGTAACACATCCGCCGGGATGCGCATGGTGACGTGGTTGTAATCAAAGTAGCCTCAATACAATGTAACCTGGTGGCCTGCACTGTGAGTCCTTTGACCAGACTTCCTTCCCTATGTGCAGCTGGAGCTGTCAGGAGAGTGGAAAAGTCAAACCACTGAGTGGGACATTTTGGCATGGATGTGTTAGCTTGCACTCTGCCCATAGGTTTGTCTGCCTTCAACAGTAAAAAAGGAGATACAGAGATGGAGGCTACTGTGGGATTCAGAAGTCCATCCATTTATTTTTAACCTCTTAATGCCTAATTGATTTGTGTTGTCTAGCACACTGAATTTTGTTTGGAGTTTgtgaattcacaaatattgccataattcattttttattgtaaactttgtaatttattttacagagcACAAAGTCATTATTGTTGGACTAGACAATGCTGGGAAAACTACCATTCTTTACCAGTTGTAAGTTGCTTTACATCTGTTATCACTGTTACCAAGCTAAATCATTTAACATGCATTCACTCATaatatttgtttgattttatttttaagcctGATGAATGAAGTTGTCCACACATCTCCCACCATCGGAAGCAATGTGGAAGAAATAGTGGTGAAAAACACCCACTTCTTGATGTGGGATATTGGCGGCCAGGAGTCTCTCCGGTCATCCTGGAACACCTACTATTCCAATACAGAGGTGAGAGCGGTATAATATGTGGAGATTGTTCCAGAACAAGTGGAGTGTTGGCTCTGTGTTATTTCTTTGGCTTTGTCTAGTAGCCTGCTGTAAGCATGGCAGCTGGTGTGTGTGGTCAGAGCACAGACGGAGCAGGGGCCACCCATGTCAAAGGTCAGCCTTTCACAAAGGGCTGTCTTAAAGCAAGCCTAGGTTCAACTTCATCTGGTGTGAAATAGAAAAGGCCAGATTGTGATAGAGATAACGACactgctgtgtttgtgtgaaatTATCTTATTCCGTAAAAAAAAACTTAGTCTGCAGAACATACCACTCAAATACTATTACAAAGTAAAGGAGTAACTAGCATATTTACTCCAATGTGCCAGATCACTGTTGCTGGTAAAAATGCATGTGGCCCATTCATGTGTATAGAGGCTGggctcttccttctcttttaaTTGCCGTCTCCTGCATCTCCTCACAATCAATGTGCCTTTGGTCTTTTGTCATACAAGGTCACACTCATGAGGGGTATTAGCATAGCCGTTAGAAACAGCCTTTGTGAAACCCCGGGTCCGGATATGCCCACCCACTGTGGTGCATTTTGGTCTGTGTAAAAGGCATATTTGTACAAAATGACTCTCAAGACAAAATGTCTTCTTGTAATTCAcagtttattattttggtggtgGACAGCACGGACAGAGAGAGGCTGGCCATTTCAAAAGAGGAGCTCTACAGGATGCTGGCTCATGAggta from Periophthalmus magnuspinnatus isolate fPerMag1 chromosome 20, fPerMag1.2.pri, whole genome shotgun sequence harbors:
- the arl8 gene encoding ADP-ribosylation factor-like 8; amino-acid sequence: MGLIFAKLWSFFCNQEHKVIIVGLDNAGKTTILYQFLMNEVVHTSPTIGSNVEEIVVKNTHFLMWDIGGQESLRSSWNTYYSNTEFIILVVDSTDRERLAISKEELYRMLAHEDLRKAAVLIFANKQDMKNCMSAAEISKYLTLSSIKDHPWHIQSCCALTGEGLCQGLEWMTSRAGLR